Proteins encoded by one window of Vigna radiata var. radiata cultivar VC1973A chromosome 5, Vradiata_ver6, whole genome shotgun sequence:
- the LOC106761430 gene encoding cyclin-D5-2 isoform X2 — translation MDDLSSSLLCQENDTCLEEGGDELEYQLVGSRHDCGVSEDEYVGILVEREIVLGFRRDESLVFGDWMKRARLEAINWILKTRATLGFRFETAYLSVTYFDRFLSRRSIDSEKWWAIRLLSIACLSLAAKMEECNVPELTEFKLEDYSFEGKVIQKMELLVLSTLEWEMGIITPFDFLSYFITKFCKESPPSPTFSKAMQLIFTTMKEVNLMDQKPSVIAAAATLVAMDQKMTMEAVELKMSSIPQHRLLEPEEEETKRDTHTPIDVTDSSRVTSSAAMAKRRRLTFSDEGSSHGKGQG, via the exons ATGGATGATCTTTCGTCCAGCCTTCTGTGCCAAGAAAACGATACGTGTTTGGAAGAAGGAGGTGATGAATTAGAATACCAATTGGTTGGATCACGGCATGATTGTGGGGTTTCGGAGGATGAGTATGTGGGGATTTTGGTTGAGAGAGAGATCGTTCTTGGGTTCAGAAGGGACGAAAGTTTGGTGTTTGGGGACTGGATGAAGCGTGCACGCTTGGAGGCAATCAATTGGATTCTCAAA ACAAGAGCAACATTGGGTTTTCGCTTCGAAACGGCTTATTTGTCAGTCACATACTTCGATCGATTTCTTTCTAGACGGTCCATTGAT AGTGAAAAGTGGTGGGCAATTCGGTTGCTTTCAATTGCATGTCTCTCTTTGGCTGCAAAGATGGAGGAGTGCAATGTGCCAGAGCTAACAGAGTTCAAATTGGAAGACTATTCCTTTGAGGGAAAAGTGATTCAGAAAATGGAGCTCTTGGTGCTCAGCACATTGGAGTGGGAAATGGGTATCATCACTCCCTTTGATTTTCTTTCCTATTTCATCACAAAGTTCTGTAAAGAATCTCCACCAAGTCCTACTTTTTCCAAGGCCATGCAACTCATCTTTACCACTATGAAAG AGGTCAATTTAATGGATCAAAAACCATCAGTCATTGCAGCGGCTGCTACATTAGTGGCAATGGATCAAAAAATGACGATGGAGGCGGTGGAGTTGAAGATGAGTTCAATTCCTCAACATAGGCTTCTAGAACCT GAGGAGGAGGAGACCAAAAGGGACACGCACACGCCAATCGACGTGACTGACAGCTCCAGAGTTACTTCTTCAGCAGCAATGGCAAAGAGAAGAAGACTCACATTCAGTGATGAAGGAAGTAGTCATGGGAAGGGACAGGGCtag
- the LOC106761430 gene encoding cyclin-D5-2 isoform X3 — translation MDDLSSSLLCQENDTCLEEGGDELEYQLVGSRHDCGVSEDEYVGILVEREIVLGFRRDESLVFGDWMKRARLEAINWILKSEKWWAIRLLSIACLSLAAKMEECNVPELTEFKLEDYSFEGKVIQKMELLVLSTLEWEMGIITPFDFLSYFITKFCKESPPSPTFSKAMQLIFTTMKEVNLMDQKPSVIAAAATLVAMDQKMTMEAVELKMSSIPQHRLLEPKDVLEYYNLIQRLQEEEETKRDTHTPIDVTDSSRVTSSAAMAKRRRLTFSDEGSSHGKGQG, via the exons ATGGATGATCTTTCGTCCAGCCTTCTGTGCCAAGAAAACGATACGTGTTTGGAAGAAGGAGGTGATGAATTAGAATACCAATTGGTTGGATCACGGCATGATTGTGGGGTTTCGGAGGATGAGTATGTGGGGATTTTGGTTGAGAGAGAGATCGTTCTTGGGTTCAGAAGGGACGAAAGTTTGGTGTTTGGGGACTGGATGAAGCGTGCACGCTTGGAGGCAATCAATTGGATTCTCAAA AGTGAAAAGTGGTGGGCAATTCGGTTGCTTTCAATTGCATGTCTCTCTTTGGCTGCAAAGATGGAGGAGTGCAATGTGCCAGAGCTAACAGAGTTCAAATTGGAAGACTATTCCTTTGAGGGAAAAGTGATTCAGAAAATGGAGCTCTTGGTGCTCAGCACATTGGAGTGGGAAATGGGTATCATCACTCCCTTTGATTTTCTTTCCTATTTCATCACAAAGTTCTGTAAAGAATCTCCACCAAGTCCTACTTTTTCCAAGGCCATGCAACTCATCTTTACCACTATGAAAG AGGTCAATTTAATGGATCAAAAACCATCAGTCATTGCAGCGGCTGCTACATTAGTGGCAATGGATCAAAAAATGACGATGGAGGCGGTGGAGTTGAAGATGAGTTCAATTCCTCAACATAGGCTTCTAGAACCT AAAGATGTATTGGAGTACTACAATCTAATTCAAAGATTACAGGAGGAGGAGGAGACCAAAAGGGACACGCACACGCCAATCGACGTGACTGACAGCTCCAGAGTTACTTCTTCAGCAGCAATGGCAAAGAGAAGAAGACTCACATTCAGTGATGAAGGAAGTAGTCATGGGAAGGGACAGGGCtag
- the LOC106761430 gene encoding cyclin-D5-2 isoform X1 produces the protein MDDLSSSLLCQENDTCLEEGGDELEYQLVGSRHDCGVSEDEYVGILVEREIVLGFRRDESLVFGDWMKRARLEAINWILKTRATLGFRFETAYLSVTYFDRFLSRRSIDSEKWWAIRLLSIACLSLAAKMEECNVPELTEFKLEDYSFEGKVIQKMELLVLSTLEWEMGIITPFDFLSYFITKFCKESPPSPTFSKAMQLIFTTMKEVNLMDQKPSVIAAAATLVAMDQKMTMEAVELKMSSIPQHRLLEPKDVLEYYNLIQRLQEEEETKRDTHTPIDVTDSSRVTSSAAMAKRRRLTFSDEGSSHGKGQG, from the exons ATGGATGATCTTTCGTCCAGCCTTCTGTGCCAAGAAAACGATACGTGTTTGGAAGAAGGAGGTGATGAATTAGAATACCAATTGGTTGGATCACGGCATGATTGTGGGGTTTCGGAGGATGAGTATGTGGGGATTTTGGTTGAGAGAGAGATCGTTCTTGGGTTCAGAAGGGACGAAAGTTTGGTGTTTGGGGACTGGATGAAGCGTGCACGCTTGGAGGCAATCAATTGGATTCTCAAA ACAAGAGCAACATTGGGTTTTCGCTTCGAAACGGCTTATTTGTCAGTCACATACTTCGATCGATTTCTTTCTAGACGGTCCATTGAT AGTGAAAAGTGGTGGGCAATTCGGTTGCTTTCAATTGCATGTCTCTCTTTGGCTGCAAAGATGGAGGAGTGCAATGTGCCAGAGCTAACAGAGTTCAAATTGGAAGACTATTCCTTTGAGGGAAAAGTGATTCAGAAAATGGAGCTCTTGGTGCTCAGCACATTGGAGTGGGAAATGGGTATCATCACTCCCTTTGATTTTCTTTCCTATTTCATCACAAAGTTCTGTAAAGAATCTCCACCAAGTCCTACTTTTTCCAAGGCCATGCAACTCATCTTTACCACTATGAAAG AGGTCAATTTAATGGATCAAAAACCATCAGTCATTGCAGCGGCTGCTACATTAGTGGCAATGGATCAAAAAATGACGATGGAGGCGGTGGAGTTGAAGATGAGTTCAATTCCTCAACATAGGCTTCTAGAACCT AAAGATGTATTGGAGTACTACAATCTAATTCAAAGATTACAGGAGGAGGAGGAGACCAAAAGGGACACGCACACGCCAATCGACGTGACTGACAGCTCCAGAGTTACTTCTTCAGCAGCAATGGCAAAGAGAAGAAGACTCACATTCAGTGATGAAGGAAGTAGTCATGGGAAGGGACAGGGCtag
- the LOC106762041 gene encoding calcium-transporting ATPase 1, translating to MESYLNENFGDVKAKNSSEEALQRWRKACWLVKNHKRRFRFTANLSKRFEAEAIRRSNQEKFRVAVLVSQAALQFIHGLNLSTEYTVPEEVKTAGFEICADELGSIVEGRDVKKLKIHDGVEGITNKLNTTVDDGISTSEHLLNQRKEIYGINKFTESPVRGFWVFVWEALQDTTLMILAVCALVSLVVGIVMEGWPKGAQDGIGIVASILLVVFVTATSDYRQSLQFKDLDKEKKKITVQVTRNGCRQKLSIYDLLPGDIVHLNIGDQVPADGLFVCGFSVLINESSLTGESEPVNVNELNPFLLSGTKVQDGSCKMLVTTVGMRTQWGKLMATLSEGGDDETPLQVKLNGVATIIGKIGLFFAVVTFSVLVQGLFSRKLQEGSQWTWSGDDAMEIVEFFAIAVTIVVVAVPEGLPLAVTLSLAFAMKKMMNDKALVRHLAACETMGSATTICSDKTGTLTTNHMTVVKAYICGKIKEVNSSKVSSDFSSDIHDSSVAILLESIFNNTGGEVVKNKDEKIEILGSPTETALLEFGLSLGGDFLKERQRSKLVKVEPFNSIKKRMGVVLQLPDGGFRAHCKGASEIVLAACDKVVDSSGEVVPLNEDSINHMNSIIETFAGEALRTLCLAYMDIHDEFSVGTPIPTRGYTCIGIVGIKDPVRPGVRESVAICRSAGIVVRMVTGDNINTAKAIARECGILTNGIAIEGPEFREKTEEELLDIIPKIQVMARSSPMDKHTLVKHLRTTFQEVVSVTGDGTNDAPALHEADIGLAMGIAGTEVAKESADVIILDDNFSTIVTVAKWGRSVYINIQKFVQFQLTVNVVALIVNFSSACLTGNAPLTAVQLLWVNMIMDTLGALALATEPPNDELMKRPPVGRKGNFISNVMWRNILGQSIYQFVVIWFLQTRGKAAFHLHGPDSDMTLNTLIFNSFVFCQVFNEISSRDMERINVFEGILKNYVFVAVLTCTVVFQIIIVEFLGTYANTSPLSLKQWFGSVLFGVFGMPIAAALKMIPVGSV from the exons ATGGAGAGTTACCTGAATGAGAATTTTGGGGATGTGAAGGCCAAAAACTCGTCGGAAGAAGCGCTTCAGAGATGGAGGAAGGCTTGTTGGCTCGTTAAGAACCACAAGAGGAGGTTTCGTTTCACTGCTAACCTCTCCAAGCGATTTGAGGCTGAAGCTATCAGACGCTCTAATCAG GAAAAGTTCAGAGTTGCAGTGTTGGTTTCGCAAGCTGCTCTTCAGTTTATTCATG GTCTAAATTTGTCAACTGAGTACACTGTACCAGAAGAAGTTAAGACTGCGGGCTTTGAAATTTGTGCTGATGAGTTGGGATCGATTGTTGAGGGACGTGATgtgaagaagttgaaaattCATGATGGGGTTGAGGGTATCACAAACAAACTAAATACCACAGTTGATGATGGGATATCAACATCTGAGCACTTGCTCAATcagagaaaagaaatttatggaATTAATAAATTCACTGAAAGTCCAGTTCGTGGATTTTGGGTTTTTGTATGGGAAGCCCTTCAGGATACAACTCTCATGATACTTGCTGTCTGTGCCCTGGTCTCTTTGGTGGTTGGTATAGTAATGGAAGGGTGGCCCAAAGGTGCACAGGATGGAATTGGTATTGTTGCTAGCATATTGCTTGTAGTGTTTGTCACTGCCACAAGTGATTACCGACAATCACTACAGTTTAAGGATCTAgataaagagaagaagaaaattacaGTTCAAGTAACGAGAAATGGTTGTAGGCAGAAGCTTTCAATATATGATCTGCTTCCTGGTGATATTGTCCATCTAAATATTGGAGATCAGGTACCTGCTGATGGGCTTTTCGTGTGTGGTTTCTCTGTGTTAATAAATGAATCAAGCTTGACGGGGGAAAGTGAACCAGTGAATGTCAATGAACTTAATCCCTTTCTGCTGTCTGGAACCAAAGTCCAAGATGGATCATGCAAGATGCTTGTGACCACTGTTGGAATGAGGACCCAGTGGGGTAAACTAATGGCTACTCTTAGTGAAGGGGGAGATGATGAAACACCTTTGCAGGTAAAACTCAATGGTGTTGCTACCATTATTGGGAAAATAGGCCTCTTTTTTGCAGTTGTGACCTTTTCTGTGTTGGTCCAAGGGCTATTTAGCCGCAAGCTGCAAGAAGGATCCCAGTGGACATGGTCTGGTGATGATGCTATGGAAATTGTGGAATTCTTTGCTATTGCTGTTactattgttgttgttgcagtTCCTGAAGGTTTACCTTTAGCAGTAACATTAAGCCTTGCTTTTGCAATGAAAAAGATGATGAACGATAAGGCACTTGTTCGTCACTTGGCTGCTTGTGAGACAATGGGATCTGCAACTACCATCTGCAGTGACAAGACTGGCACACTAACTACTAACCATATGACTGTTGTAAAAGCTTACATATGTGGGAAGATTAAAGAAGTAAACAGTTCTAAGGTCTCTTCTGATTTCTCATCTGATATTCACGATTCTTCTGTAGCAATTCTACTTGAATCAATATTTAACAACACGGGAGGAGAGGTTGTGAAAAACAAAGAtgagaaaattgaaattctGGGGTCGCCAACTGAGACTGCACTTTTAGAATTTGGACTGTCACTTGGTGGTGATTTCCTAAAGGAACGACAAAGATCAAAACTTGTGAAAGTTGAGCCGTTTAACTCCATAAAGAAGCGCATGGGGGTGGTTTTACAGCTTCCTGATGGTGGTTTCAGAGCACATTGTAAAGGTGCCTCTGAAATAGTTCTAGCTGCATGTGACAAAGTTGTGGACTCAAGTGGCGAGGTTGTTCCACTTAATGAAGACTCCATCAATCACATGAATAGTATAATTGAGACATTTGCTGGTGAAGCTCTCCGAACACTTTGCCTTGCTTACATGGATATTCATGATGAATTTTCTGTTGGAACTCCTATTCCTACTAGGGGTTACACCTGTATAGGAATTGTGGGTATTAAAGATCCAGTTCGCCCTGGTGTTCGAGAGTCTGTTGCCATTTGTAGATCAGCTGGTATTGTTGTTAGAATGGTTACTGGAGATAACATAAATACAGCAAAGGCAATTGCTAGAGAATGTGGAATTTTAACGAATGGTATTGCAATTGAAGGCCCTGAGTTTCGTGAGAAGACTGAGGAGGAATTGCTTGACATCATTCCGAAGATTCAG GTAATGGCCAGATCTTCACCAATGGATAAGCATACCCTGGTGAAACACTTAAGGACAACATTTCAAGAAGTTGTTTCAGTTACTGGTGATGGAACAAATGATGCTCCAGCACTTCATGAAGCAGATATTGGACTTGCAATGGGCATTGCTGGAACTGAG gTAGCAAAAGAAAGTGCCGACGTAATAATTCTAGATGATAATTTTTCCACTATTGTGACCGTAGCCAAATGGGGTCGCTCGGTCTACATAAACATTCAGAAATTTGTGCAGTTTCAGCTAACTGTTAATGTAGTTGCTTTGATCGTCAATTTCTCTTCTGCCTGTTTGACTG GAAATGCTCCTCTCACTGCTGTTCAACTTCTTTGGGTCAACATGATTATGGACACTCTTGGAGCACTTGCACTTGCCACTGAACCTCCTAACGATGAGCTGATGAAAAGACCACCTGTTGGTAGGAAAGGAAACTTCATCAGTAATGTGATGTGGAGGAATATCTTGGGGCAGTCTATATATCAATTTGTCGTAATATGGTTTCTACAGACCAGAGGAAAAGCAGCATTTCATCTTCATGGCCCAGATTCTGATATGACATTGAATACACTTATTTTCAACTCATTCGTATTCTGTCAG GTTTTCAATGAGATTAGCTCCAGAGATATGGAGAGGATAAATGTGTTTGAAGGTATATTGAAGAATTATGTTTTCGTAGCTGTGCTCACTTGCACTGTGGTCTTCcaaattattattgttgaatTTTTGGGCACCTATGCAAACACATCTCCACTTAGTTTGAAGCAGTGGTTCGGAAGCGTTCTCTTTGGAGTCTTTGGCATGCCAATTGCAGCAGCTCTAAAGATGATCCCTGTGGGATCTGTCTAA